A genomic region of Arachis stenosperma cultivar V10309 chromosome 9, arast.V10309.gnm1.PFL2, whole genome shotgun sequence contains the following coding sequences:
- the LOC130948345 gene encoding FBD-associated F-box protein At5g60610-like translates to MDRISDLPDCILLHILSFLPTKTAFFTTVLSRRWTHLCHHLQHLEFNQIQFLNRNRIRSGFGSRERLFAIVNWILSRHRVPPIRTFRLTCCLDQFHEFTTVQGFIREVLGPNLQELDLQLSIFDFFDRKVVIPNGVFSCASLVTLRLSGDITFLSPSSPWCGYHLPSLKTLEMHDVAASIDDVAELLSHCTALETLILDLNCRVSEVGLRIHFPLSLKKLNFRSDFDPLRRTGIECRQQFPSICVSNLHNVEEATINVASRGFVLKFLVEFRWLRSLVLGNLVFTCLPQAPPDLIPEFTSLHRLELAVGCFDTRYIMNMLEKCPMLKVLVIVFITDFVNKDPHPSRRWEHPVKVPTCLASHLKVIKIKGYFESRDDREFFAYVLQHGLVLESLDIQVDRARAKELSLLPRSSKACQINFCRNQEKEEEEKEKEASSRARQQWRQQWQHLRTTRKNTIGTVTKNLNL, encoded by the exons ATGGACAGGATCAGCGATCTGCCGGATTGCATACTCTTACATATCCTCTCCTTCCTCCCTACCAAAACCGCTTTCTTCACCACCGTCCTCTCTCGCCGATGGACCCACCTCTGCCACCACCTCCAACACTTGGAGTTCAACCAAATCCAATTTCTTAACCGCAACCGTATTCGCTCAGGGTTCGGTTCACGAGAGCGATTGTTCGCCATCGTTAATTGGATTCTCTCACGCCACAGAGTGCCGCCAATACGAACCTTTCGTCTCACTTGTTGCCTAGATCAATTCCATGAATTCACAACTGTGCAGGGGTTCATTAGAGAAGTTTTAGGGCCAAATCTCCAGGAATTGGACCTCCAACTCTCCATCTTCGATTTCTTCGATCGCAAAGTCGTTATTCCCAATGGCGTTTTCAGCTGCGCTTCCCTTGTGACTCTCCGTTTAAGCGGCGACATAACATTCCTTTCGCCTTCTTCTCCGTGGTGCGGTTATCACTTGCCATCACTCAAGACTCTGGAGATGCACGATGTCGCGGCCTCTATTGATGACGTGGCAGAGCTTCTCTCTCACTGCACTGCTCTTGAGACTCTCATTCTTGACTTAAACTGTCGAGTCAGCGAGGTCGGATTGAGAATTCACTTTCCTCTTTCTTTGAAGAAATTGAACTTCCGATCAGATTTCGACCCTCTTAGACGTACTGGTATCGAATGTAGGCAGCAGTTTCCCTCGATCTGTGTTTCCAACTTGCACAATGTGGAGGAAGCTACTATCAACGTTGCTTCGCGAGGCTTTGTGCTCAAGTTTCTTGTGGAGTTTCGCTGGTTAAGGAGTTTGGTCCTGGGTAATTTAGTGTTTACTTGTTTGCCCCAGGCTCCTCCGGATCTTATTCCGGAATTTACCTCATTACATAGATTAGAGCTTGCTGTTGGGTGTTTCGACACGAGATATATAATGAATATGCTTGAGAAGTGTCCCATGCTTAAAGTTCTTGTTATTGTTTTTATCACTGACTTTGTTAATAAG GATCCACATCCGTCACGACGATGGGAACACCCAGTGAAGGTTCCTACTTGTCTTGCATCGCATCTGAAAGTGATTAAAATCAAAGGATATTTTGAATCCAGAGATGATAGAGAGTTTTTCGCCTATGTTCTTCAACATGGACTTGTTTTGGAGTCACTTGATATTCAGGTGGATCGTGCGAGAGCTAAAGAATTATCCCTTTTGCCAAGGAGTTCTAAGGCGTGCCAAATTAACTTTTGCCGGAATCAG gagaaggaagaggaggagaaggaaaAGGAGGCCTCATCACGAGCAAGACAGCAATGGCGACAGCAATGGCAACATCTTAGAACTACAAGAAAAAACACTATTGGAACTGTTACAAAAAATCtaaatttgtaa